The Amycolatopsis jiangsuensis nucleotide sequence CGCAGTCCTTCGAGTTCTCCTCTCTCGGCGGCTGGTTGGCCACGCGCGCGGGCGGGCATTTCGCCACCGGGCCCACGCACATCGACGACATGGTCGAGTCGATGCACGTGGTGTCGCCGTACGGCGCCGGTGAATCCCGCTAGGTTCCGGGGCCGGCCCATCCCCCGACTGGATGTTCCTCGGCTCCGAGGGCATCCTCGGTGTCATCACCGAGGCCTGGATGCGGCTTCGGACCCGACCGAGTTTCCGTGGTGGCGCAACGGTTACGTTCGCCGACTACGCCGAGGGCGTGGCGGCCACCCGCGCGCTCGCGCAATCCGGGTTGTCGCCGTCGAACTGTCGGCTGCTCGATCCGGCGGAGGCGTTCCTCAACGCGGGCGTGCCGACGTCGGGCGGGGTTCTGCTGCTCGGCTTCGAATCGGCGGACCATCCGGTCGACGCCGCGCTGGCACGGGCGCTTGAGCTTTGTGCGGATCACGGCGGTGTGCCGTCGAAGCGTTCCGACGGCACACCGGGTGGCGGCACGAAGCCGGGTCGCACGGACACGGCGGCGGATTGGCGATCATCGTTCCTGCGCATGCCGTATCAGCGCGACGTCCTCGCCGCGCGGTCGATGATCGTCGAGACGTTCGATACGGCGTACACCTGACGCGCTTTCCCCGCGCTGCACGCCGCCGTCGCCGAGGCCGCCAGATTCGCGCTCGATGCCGTCGGCGCGAAGGGGGTGCTGACCTGTCGGTTCACCCACCTCTACCCGGACGGTCCGGCGCCGTACTTCGGCATCTACGCGGCTGGGCGTCGCGGGGACACCCTGCGGCAATGGGATGAGATCAAGGCTGTCGTTTCCGAGGCGCTGCAAGGGAAAGGCGGGACGATCACCCACCACGCCGTCGGCCGCGACCACCGCCCGTGGTACGACCGGCAACGTCCGGACCCGTTCGCCGCGGCGCTCGCGGCCGCGAAATCCGCCCTCGACCCGGCGGGCATCCTCAACCCGGCGTCCTGCTCCCCGGCTGACACCCGCCGACATCGTCAACTACCGGGCACCACCAGGCCCGCCTCGTAGGCGGCGACGACCAGTTGCGCGCGATCCCGCGCGGCCAGTTTCGCCAGCAGATGACCGATGTGGGTCTTCACGGTGCCAAGCGTGATGTAGAGGTTTCGGGAGATCTCGGTATTGGACAGGCCGCGCGCGACCAATATGAGGACCTCCCGTTCGCGTTCGGTGACGCCGACGGAATCGGACAGGGCGGGGTCGGCGAGCCCTTGCCGCGCGAAGGTGGCGATGAGGCGGCGCGTGATCCGCGGCGCCAGCAGCGCATCGCCCCCGGCGATCACGCGGATCCCGGCGAGGAGGTCGGCGGCCGTCGCGTCCTTGACCTGAAACCCGCTGGCCCCGGCCCGGAGCGCGGCGTAGACGTACTCGTCGAGGTCGAACGTGGTGAGGATGAGGACGCGCACGGCCGGCGTCTCGGCGTCCGCGCAGATCCGCCGAGTGGCCTCGATCCCGTCCATCTCCGGCATCCGGACGTCCATCAGCACCACATCGGGCCGCAGGCGGCGGGCTTGCCGGACGGCGTCGGTTCCGGTTCCGGCCTCGCCCACCGGGCGGAAACCAGGTTCGGCCTCCAGCAACGCACGGAAGCTCTCGCGGATGAGCGCGTGATCGTCGGCGAGCAGCACGCGGATCTCGGCGTCGGTGTCGGGGCTCGTCACGGTGCGGCATCCGAATCAATGTGGGGAATCACGGCGGCTACCTGGAATCCGCGGGCACGGGGACCGACGGCGAGCGTGCCGCCGTAGGTCGCGATCCGTTCCCGCATCCCGATCAGACCGTACCCGCCGCCGGGGCGCCCGCGCGGGATCCGGCGCCCCGGGCCGTCATCGACGACGTCGACGTACACCGCCGCCTCGGCGTCCCGCACGACGATCCGGCACTGCGTGGCGTCGGCGTGCTTGACGACGTTGGTCAGCGCCTCCTGCACCACGCGGTACACGGCGAGATCGACGCCCGCCGAGAGCTCGTCGACGCCGCCGCTGTCCAGGTCGATCGCCAATCCCGGCACGCGGAGCCGGTCCACCAGCGCGGGCAGGTCGGCGACGCCCGGCAGCGGCCCCCGTTCCGCGTCAGCCGCCGCGTCCGGGGCCGGTCGTAGCACCCCGAGCAGCTGGCGGATCTCGCCGATCGCGGCACGACTGGACCTTTCGATCGAGTTCAGCGCCGCCTTCGCGTGGTCGGGCCGTTCGTCGGCGAGGCGCCCGGCAACGCTCGCCTCGACGGCGATCACGCTCATGCTGTGCCCGACGATGTCGTGCAGCTCGCGGGCGACGCGCAGCCGTTCGTCGGCCACCGCTTCCCGCACCGAACGGCGCGCGAACTCGGCCTTCGCCAGGCGCCGCGACCGCACCACCCACCCGGCGGCCCAGGCCGCACCGAGCTGCGCGAGGACGACGCCGAGCTCCACCTGCCACCACAACGGCACCTCGCTGCGGCCGACGTCCCGATCCGCGGGCCGATGGATCCCGTAGAACGCCGGGATCGTCGTGGCCGCGACAACGAGATCGAGAACCAGCACCGACACGGCGACGGCCAGCCGGTCGACCCGGTCGGTCACGGTGTAGGACGCGACGGCGACCGGAACGAAGATCACCCATACCGCCCCGGCGCCGACGACCCCCGTCAACGTCGCCACCACGGCGATCAGCAATACCCACGCCAGCACGGGCACGCACCATCGACGGCGCAGTAGCAACGGCGCGCCCGCGGCCACCCCTACCAGCCAGGCACCCCAGAGCGGTCCCGAATACGCGGGCCCCGGCGGGTCCAGCGAGGTGTACACGGCGAGGAGGGTCGCCGCCGTAGCGATCACGACGTCGAGGAGAACCCGGCCTCGCTCGGCCTGCGGATCGTCGAATCGGCGCACTCCGTCATGCTAGCGCCGGGCGTGCGGCGGCGCGTCCGACCAGGGTCGGAGATGCGAGTTCGGACCTCGGTCCGACGCGCGCGCCATCGGCGGGTGGAACGGTTTCCCGCATGACATCCGGCGGCCCGTTGGGGCGGCACAGTTCCGATCTTCGCGCGGTGGCGGTATTCGCCGTCGCCATCGTCCTCGGCGGCACGGTCGGGTTCGCCGTCGCGGACCTGTCCGGGTTCGGCGACATACGGTGGCTCGGCTCGGAGACCTCCGCCCATACGACGACGGTGGGCGCGCTGGTGGCGGGGGTCCTCGCCGGGCGACTCGTCCTCGGCGGCACCGGCACGGCGTTCACGGTGTCCGCGCCCGAGCCACTACGCGGATGGCCGGGCACCCGGTTCGGCGCGGGTGCGCTCGTCGCAGCGCCGTTGTTGTTGCTCGCCGGCGAGATCCTGCGATCGGGACACCACTACTTCTTTCCGGCGCAGCTCGCGGCCATGGTCGGTTCACGCGGAACGATGCTGACGTCGTACGCCCTGTACACGGCGGGACTGGTGTTGCTGCTACCCGCGTTTCTCGCACTGGCCGGGCAGATCCGGGAACGGCGACCGGGCTTGGCGTTCTGGGCGGCGACCCTCGCCGTCATCGGCGGCACGGTGCGGATCTTCCAGGAGGGCATCAATTTCCTTGCGCTGCAACTGGTCGACGCACAGGGGTTGGACGTAGCCACGACGGCCGTTGGTGACACCTACGGTGCGTGGTACGTGCTGGCACCCCTCAACGGCGCCACCTACATCGCGTGGCCACTGCTGGCAATCGGCGCATACCGGGCGGATGTACTGGGCTGGGTTCCGGCACTGGGTGTGGCGTTCATGAGCACCCACTACAGCGGCGTACTCAAGGGCAGCGACGTCAACACTCTGACCGGCGCCGTGCTGCTCGCCGCGGTGTTCGTACCACTCGGCTTCACCCTGTGGCGCCGAGCAGAACCGCTGTCCCGCAAAGGATTCTGGAGTTCGGTCGCAGCGTTGGGACTGCTCGCCGCACTGTATCTCGCCGCCGTGCTGTCAGACTTCGCCCCAATCGGCTGACGTTTTCCCTTGCAGGTTCGGGGTTTCGGGGCGCGGCACCGTAGTTCTCCGGCCGTTCCATTCCGCTACTCGCCGGGTAGCGTGTGCGCCCGATGCCACCCCTCATCGTCAGTACGGCCGAATCTTCGATACACGCGGAGGTTCGGGCACGACCTCATCGGCAAACGTCACCCACCGACGGCGACACTTTCCCGCGTCGACGCGGGTTTCACAATCGCGCAAACGACGGCGACAGCCAGCCAAACGGTGCCCGGCAACGGAATGGCGGCCGGGCCGTAGTTGACGACAAGGTATCCACCCAGGGCCGCGCCGACGGCGCTGCCGCCGTACAAGCCGCTGATGCCCAACGACATCGCCAACATCGGCTGATCCCCGGCGACGCTCATGATCCCGGCCTGAATGACGGGGCTCAGCGCCCAAGCGAAGATCGCCCACGCCGCGACGAAAACGTACAGCCCTGGCCACGCCACAGGTCGACTTCGGCAGCCGGTCAACGGCCGGTGCGGGGTGCGGGCGCCGGTGATTCGTGGATGGTCAGCAGCAGGTGGTCGAAGCGGGAGCGTTGATGCTTACCGCTGCCGCCGACGGTGGGGAGCGCGGTGACGAGGTTCTCTGCCAGCTGGCGGATCTTGGTGTTGGTCTCCTGCGAACGCCAGCGCAATATGGCGAAGGCTTGGTCGGCGCTGATGCCGTACACCGACATGAGGACGCCTTTTGCCTGTTCGATGGCGGCGCGCGCGTCGACGACGTCGGGTACGGCCTCGTCGAGAACGTGTTGGCGATCCTCGTCGATCAGGTCGCCGTCGAGATCGATGTAGTAGCCGGTGGTGCCGATGACGGTGCCCGCGCCGTCGAAGAGACGATCGGCGACGACCAGAACATGATGCTCGGCACCGCCGGTGCCGATGATCCGATGGCGCCTGCAGAGCGCGTTGCTACCGCATACCGCTTCGTCGAGCGTCCACGCGACCATATCGCGGTCCTCGGGGTGTTTGTGCGTCAACAACAGCTCGGTGGTCGGCTCGACTGCGCCGGGCTCATAGCCGTGCAACCGCGCCACCTCGTCGGACCACGCCCACCACTGGTCTGCGAAACAGAACCGAAAATCGCCGATCGACCGCGGACGCCGGCCGTCATGATGCCCCGCTGTGCGGGCATGGGGGCCCGAGGGAGAAGCAGCGTCGGTCACGACCCCATCGTGCCCGCACATCGTGTCGTGTCCAGCTGGCGACGCGAATCGGTTGGCACCCCACCGGGGGCGCATCCCGCCGCGCTGCGTGGCCCGAACCGTCAGTCGTCGGTCATCTCCTGGAACGCCTTGGCCGCGGGCATCAGCAGCGCGCCCAACCCCACGCCGTGTGGCACCGAGTGCGCGGGGGCGTCCTCGACCATCCGGCGGACCGCCTCCGCGTCCTCGCGCCCGGTATCGACGGCGGCCCTGATCCGGGATGGGTCCGCACCGGACGTGACCCGTAATTCGAGCACCATCGCAGTCGCCTCAACCAGGCCCCGCGAGGCAGGCGCGTGCCCGCGCGTCCGGATAGCGGTACGCATCGCTTTCGTAGCTGGTCGTGTGGACGGCCTCGGCGAGCTGCCCGACGTCCCGGACCTACCACGACCCCACCGGGGGAAGAAGACCTCGGCAACATCGACACCCTCCAGCATCACAACACTGATTACGAAATTGCTGCGGAATGGGGCCACGTTCGGATTTGGTCGGCAGCAGCACCGCAACTCACTTTGACGCCCGAGGCTGGGTAGTTCGCTAGCCAAGTTCGACCGCGTGACCGGCGATCTCGGCGAGTCGGACACCCAGGTCTTTCCGCGCGGACACCCCAATGCTTGAGAAGTCCCACTCTGTTTCGCGAATGCCGTTGGGGTACTTTCTTGTCCATCCCTGAGGAGTGCCCACCGGGCTACTGGTCGTGATGGCACAAATGACCTCACCGGTGGCAACGCGCAGGAGCAAGGATTCCAGATCGACATGCTGGTGCGCGGAACCGTTCATCTTGTCCTCGGGATGGCGGTCGGGGGCGTCATTGAGTTCGCGGGTGACGACCAGGTAGTCCACGTTGAGGGCGGTGTCGACCGCTTGGGGGTAGCGGTCGCCGGCGTTGGCGTCAAGGTTCACGTCAGGCGCAGGGCCGGTAAGACGCAGAACCTCACGAAGGCTCGAGTCCGGCGGACCGACCGCGAGGTCGAAATTCCCGCGCCGGTATGTAGGTTGAGGCGCCTTCGCATAGCCGCTAGGCGGGGCTGTCTCCGGATGCCGTAGATGGGTCTCCATCATGAACGCAGTGTTGTTCTCCTCGGTCTGGGGAGTTTCCCTGACACCGAAGAACCGGAGATCAGGCAGGTGACGGCAGGTCGACGATGTGGCTCGAGGTGGCGGCAGGGTGTCCGCGATGTGCGTCAACTCCTGCTTGATCGCCTGGATTCGGTCGGCGTGGTCGGCGAGGACATCGCGATAGGTGACCGGTTGTAGCGACTTCACGATCCACACCGCCAGAATGGCCACTACGCCGAGAACGGCTAATCGCATCCATCTTCTCGCTGCGGTGGCCACACCCAACTATGGCAGCTTGGCCGGGCCAAAGCTACGGCGCCAAGCGCTGGCGACCTCGATGCTTCCACCGACATGGCGAAACGCGAGACGCCACGAGCAACACCACCGGCGCGGTCTGGCCGACGTCTGATCCTGGTGATTTCCACCCCCTCCCTGCCCGCGTCGACCGGAACGACCGGCGCCTTCCATCAGGAGCGGCTCGCCAACATCCGCGAAACGAGCACACCTGCGGACCAGAGCGAATGGGCCCACACCTGCATCGATCCTCGGCATCGCGCCGCGATTGACGTTCGACGTCTCCATCGGTTGAGACCGGCACCGAATTCCGGCTGCGCACGACCACACGCCGCCGCACCAGCTGACACCGAGCCGGCGGCCACCGCGAAGACCGCCGCCCTGGTGCGAGCCCGCTCGACCGGCGGTCACCAGTCCTTGCAGGCCGTTCCCATGTTCTGGTTGTTTTCCACACGTTTGATCGAACCGCAGCTGCGGATTCCGGCTCCGTGGGAGTAGGTCGCGTTGATGCTGAACTTCTTGTAGCAGCCGTCGCCGGTGCTGCCTCCG carries:
- a CDS encoding response regulator; translation: MTSPDTDAEIRVLLADDHALIRESFRALLEAEPGFRPVGEAGTGTDAVRQARRLRPDVVLMDVRMPEMDGIEATRRICADAETPAVRVLILTTFDLDEYVYAALRAGASGFQVKDATAADLLAGIRVIAGGDALLAPRITRRLIATFARQGLADPALSDSVGVTEREREVLILVARGLSNTEISRNLYITLGTVKTHIGHLLAKLAARDRAQLVVAAYEAGLVVPGS
- a CDS encoding PAS and ANTAR domain-containing protein, whose product is MTDAASPSGPHARTAGHHDGRRPRSIGDFRFCFADQWWAWSDEVARLHGYEPGAVEPTTELLLTHKHPEDRDMVAWTLDEAVCGSNALCRRHRIIGTGGAEHHVLVVADRLFDGAGTVIGTTGYYIDLDGDLIDEDRQHVLDEAVPDVVDARAAIEQAKGVLMSVYGISADQAFAILRWRSQETNTKIRQLAENLVTALPTVGGSGKHQRSRFDHLLLTIHESPAPAPRTGR
- a CDS encoding FAD-binding protein codes for the protein MCDLLAVRIQAGVLGPALEDQLRPDDLTLRHFPQSFEFSSLGGWLATRAGGHFATGPTHIDDMVESMHVVSPYGAGESR
- a CDS encoding sensor histidine kinase — its product is MRRFDDPQAERGRVLLDVVIATAATLLAVYTSLDPPGPAYSGPLWGAWLVGVAAGAPLLLRRRWCVPVLAWVLLIAVVATLTGVVGAGAVWVIFVPVAVASYTVTDRVDRLAVAVSVLVLDLVVAATTIPAFYGIHRPADRDVGRSEVPLWWQVELGVVLAQLGAAWAAGWVVRSRRLAKAEFARRSVREAVADERLRVARELHDIVGHSMSVIAVEASVAGRLADERPDHAKAALNSIERSSRAAIGEIRQLLGVLRPAPDAAADAERGPLPGVADLPALVDRLRVPGLAIDLDSGGVDELSAGVDLAVYRVVQEALTNVVKHADATQCRIVVRDAEAAVYVDVVDDGPGRRIPRGRPGGGYGLIGMRERIATYGGTLAVGPRARGFQVAAVIPHIDSDAAP